A single genomic interval of Prunus dulcis chromosome 5, ALMONDv2, whole genome shotgun sequence harbors:
- the LOC117627838 gene encoding dihydropyrimidine dehydrogenase (NADP(+)), chloroplastic: MASLSFTQIRGKNPVAEFSRTRPELGLTRPSRVGFRVFASESEAKAEPDLSVTVNGLHMPNPFVIGSGPPGTNYTVMKRAFDEGWGAVIAKTVSLDAAKVKNVTPRYARLRADANGSPKGQIIGWENIELISDRPLEIMLKEFKQLKQEYPDRILIASIMEEYNKAGWEELIDRVEQTGVDAFEINFSCPHGMPERKMGAAVGQDCALLEEVCGWINAKATIPVWAKMTPNVTDITQPARVALSSGCEGVAAINTIMSVMGINLTTLRPEPCVEGYSTPGGYSSKAVHPIALAKVMNIAKMMKSEFGDKDYSLSGIGGVESGGDAAEFILLGANTVQVCTGVMMHGYGIVKKLCSELQDFMKLHNFSSIEDFRGVSLEYFTTHTDLVRRQQEAIQQRKAVRKGLQSDKEWTGDGFVKETESMVSN, translated from the exons ATGGCGTCTCTCAGTTTTACTCAGATCAGAGGCAAGAACCCAGTTGCTGAATTTTCCAGGACACGTCCTGAGTTGGGTTTGACTCGGCCTAGCAGAGTTGGGTTTAGGGTGTTTGCCTCCGAGTCTGAGGCCAAGGCAGAGCCTGATCTTAGTGTTACTGTCAATGGTTTGCACATGCCCAATCCCTTTGTTATTGGCTCCGGTCCACCCGGTACCAACTATACGGTCATGAAGAGGGCGTTTGATGAAGGGTGGGGTGCTGTGATTGCCAAAACT GTGTCACTGGACGCAGCAAAGGTAAAAAATGTCACTCCTCGATATGCTAGGCTACGAGCAGATGCAAATGGCTCACCCAAAGGGCAAATTATTGGGTGGGAGAACATAGAACTGATAAGTGATCGACCTCTTGAAATCATGTTGAAAGAATTCAAGCAATTAAAACAAGAGTATCCAGACAGGATTCTGATTGCTTCAATTATGGAGGAATATAACAAAGCTGGCTGGGAGGAACTTATTGACCGTGTCGAGCAAACTGGAGTT GATGCCTTTGAAATCAATTTCTCCTGTCCTCATGGTATGCCAGAGCGCAAGATGGGTGCTGCAGTTGGCCAAGACTGCGCACTTTTGGAAGAAGTCTGTGGATGGATTAATGCCAAAGCTACAATTCCTGTTTGGGCTAAGATGACTCCTAACGTCACTGACATCACACAG CCTGCTAGAGTGGCTCTGAGCTCAGGATGTGAGGGGGTTGCCGCTATTAACACAATCATGAGTGTAATGGGGATCAATCTAACTACCTTACGGCCTGAACCTTGTGTGGAGGG ATACTCAACTCCTGGAGGCTATTCTTCTAAGGCAGTTCATCCTATTGCACTTGCAAAAGTAATGAATATTGCAAAAATGATGAAATCAGAGTTTGGTGATAAGGATTACTCACTTTCTGGTATTGGGGGTGTTGAGTCCGGTGGTGACGCTGCTGAATTTATTCTGCTTGGAGCAAATACTGTTCAG GTCTGTACTGGGGTCATGATGCATGGATATGGTATTGTGAAAAAACTCTGTTCTGAGCTTCAGGATTTTATGAAACTACACAATTTCTCATCTATAGAAGATTTCAGGGG GGTTTCCCTTGAATATTTTACAACACATACTGATTTAGTACGAAGGCAACAAGAAGCAATACAACAGAGGAAAGCTGTCCGGAAAGGTTTGCAATCGGACAAGGAGTGGACAGGAGACGGCTTCGTCAAAGAGACTGAAAGCATGGTTTCCAACTAA
- the LOC117628787 gene encoding mitogen-activated protein kinase kinase 9-like, which translates to MALIRERRQLNLRLPLPEPSECRPRFALPLPPTAAATTALTNNSSSAAISAADLDTLQVLGHGNGGTVYKVRHKRTSTTYALKLVYGDSDPTVRRQIFREMEILRRTDSPYVVRCHAIFEKPSGDIGIVMEYMDSGTLETLLKAHGTFSEPKLAHVARQVLNGLNYLHTHKIIHRDIKPTNLLVNSNMEVKIADFGVSKIMCRTLDACNSYVGTCAYMSPERFDPDTYGGNYNGYASDIWSLGLTLMELYMGHFPFLPPGQRPDWATLMCAICFGEPPSLPDGVSEEFRSFMECCLQKESGKRWTAAQLLTHPFVCKDPSVSVS; encoded by the coding sequence ATGGCTCTCATACGAGAACGCCGACAGCTTAATCTCCGCCTACCCTTGCCCGAACCCTCCGAGTGCCGCCCACGTTTCGcccttcctcttcctcccaCAGCCGCCGCCACCACCGCCCTCACAAACAACTCTTCCTCCGCCGCTATCTCCGCCGCCGATCTCGACACACTCCAAGTCCTCGGCCACGGTAACGGCGGCACCGTCTACAAGGTACGCCACAAGCGCACTTCCACCACTTACGCTCTCAAACTCGTCTACGGCGACTCCGACCCCACCGTCCGCCGTCAGATCTTCCGCGAGATGGAGATTCTCCGCCGCACGGACTCTCCCTACGTCGTCCGCTGCCACGCAATCTTTGAGAAGCCGTCGGGAGATATCGGGATCGTCATGGAGTACATGGACTCCGGCACCCTCGAGACCTTGCTCAAAGCCCACGGCACCTTCTCCGAGCCAAAGCTTGCCCACGTCGCCCGCCAAGTTCTCAACGGCCTCAACTACCTCCACACCCACAAGATCATCCACCGTGACATTAAACCCACCAATCTTTTGGTCAACAGCAACATGGAAGTGAAGATCGCCGACTTTGGCGTGAGCAAGATCATGTGCCGGACCTTGGACGCCTGCAATTCCTACGTGGGTACTTGCGCTTACATGAGCCCGGAAAGATTCGACCCGGACACTTACGGTGGCAATTACAACGGCTACGCCAGTGATATATGGAGCCTGGGGCTGACCCTGATGGAGCTTTACATGGGTCACTTTCCGTTCTTGCCTCCGGGTCAGAGACCAGACTGGGCCACCCTTATGTGCGCCATATGTTTCGGAGAGCCGCCGAGCTTGCCCGATGGGGTGTCGGAGGAGTTCAGGAGTTTCATGGAGTGTTGCTTGCAGAAGGAGTCCGGAAAACGGTGGACGGCCGCTCAGCTTTTGACCCACCCGTTCGTCTGTAAAGATCCGAGTGTATCCGTTTCTTGA
- the LOC117627839 gene encoding homeobox protein knotted-1-like 1, producing the protein MEGALSSSTTYKEKEKQENVEDHEILKNRISTHPLYGLLVEAHLDCLKVGGISGDLDLEGDVSRDMKQLDKKYKASENRQSDLDHFMEAYCLALGKLKEAMEEPQQTSMAFISNMHLQLKELTGSHQPEPATSLSGESYN; encoded by the exons ATGGAAGGAGCTTTGAGTAGTTCTACTACTTacaaggagaaagaaaaacaagagaaTGTTGAAGATCATGAGATCCTCAAAAACAGAATCTCTACCCATCCCTTATATGGGCTGTTGGTTGAAGCTCACTTGGATTGTTTGAAg GTCGGTGGAATTAGTGGTGACCTAGACCTAGAGGGAGATGTTAGCAGAGATATGAAGCAGCTTGACAAGAAGTACAAGGCCAGTGAAAATCGACAATCTGACCTCGATCACTTCATG GAAGCATATTGCTTGGCACTTGGGAAGCTGAAAGAAGCAATGGAGGAACCGCAGCAAACGTCGATGGCCTTCATAAGTAACATGCACCTGCAACTCAAGGAGCTAACAGGATCTCATCAACCTGAACCGGCCACCTCACTTTCCG GTGAAAGCTACAATTGA